The Chlorocebus sabaeus isolate Y175 chromosome 20, mChlSab1.0.hap1, whole genome shotgun sequence genomic sequence gtcttttaattaatttttatttctcaaaaaagctttttttttctttttttttttttttttgagacagagtcttgctctgtcacaaagactggagtgctgtggcaacatcctggctcactgcaacctccacctcccaggtttaagtgattcttgtgcctcagcctcccaagtaactgggaccacaggcacgtgccaccacgctcagctaatttttgtatttttagtagaggctgggtttcaccatgttggtcaggctggtctcgaactcctgacctcaagtgatccacctgcctcggtgtcccaatgtgctgggattacagacatgagccaccatgcctagccctttttttttttttttttttaagatggagttttgctcttgttgcccaggttgaaggttggagtgcaatggcacaatctcggttcgctgcaacctctacctcccaggttcaagtgattctcctacctcatcctcccaagtagctgggattacaagcatgtgctaccacaactggctaattttggggggttttttagtttttgttttttgtgtttcgAGATGGAATgtcacactgttgcctgggctggagtgcaatggcatgatctcggctcactgcaacctctgccccctgggttcaagcaattctcctgcctcagactcccaagtagccgggattacaggtgcctaccaccatacccggctaattttttgtatttttagtagaaacagggtttcactgtgttggccaggttggtctcaaactcctgaccttgtgatctgcccacttcagcctcccaaagtgctaggattacaggcatgagccactgtgcccagctaatttttgtatttttagtagaggtgggggtttcatcatgttggccaggctggtctcaaactcctgacctcaagtgatccacctgcctcggcatcccaatgttctgggattacaggcatgaaccactgtgcctagccccaGCCCAATTTTTATTTAGCTTTCTGAGTCTGTGCTTGTGCCTTCAACACTTTCATAATGATTTTCAGCTGCTGCATAAGGCCAACAGGCTTGATCCTGTCACAAACACATTTAGCACACGTTGAACCGCCATAGGCCCTCCtgacatgttttttgtttgggaCAATCTCATAAGTACTTTAGAAACTCACAGCATGAACCCCTTGAAGTCTGCCTGGGCACACGCCACAAGCAGATTTTGGTGCTTTCCCAACTTTGTTGGTATAAAGGTCAACAATTCTATTACCAGGGGCTCAGGACTGCCTAGTTTTGTTAGAGGCTGTACCATAGGAAAACCTATAACAACAATATGTCAAATGCTGGAACATTCTGAGTGTCTCTAGACAACATCcccagaagaggaaaaagaaaaaaaatcacattttttttttttctttttgtattttttttttttagtagagacggggtttcaccgtgttagccagaatggtctcgatctcctgacctcgtgatccgcccgtcttggcctcccaatgtgctgggattacaggcttaagccaccacgcccggcctcacatttttttttttactttacccTTGTCCTAAGGAATAATATCTATAAAGTCATGAGTTTCATGTGtatatatgattttttctttctttctttcttttttttttgagatggagtctcgctctatcacccaggctggagtgcagtggcacgatctcagctcactgcaagctctgcctcccgggttcatgctatgctcctacctcagtctcccgagtagctgggactacaggcgcccgctgccacgcgtggctaattttttttgtatttttagtagagatagggtttcatcgtgttagccaggatggtcttgatctcctgacctcatgatccgcccgtcttggcctcccaaagtgctgggattacaggcctgagccactgtgcccggcctgattttttttaatagacataataaatacattaccattaatttttcaaaaatgagttataggctgggtgtgggggctcacgcctgtaatttcatcactttgggaggctgaggagggagggttgcttgagcccaggagttccagaccagcctgggcaagatggcgagACCCCATGTtcctttacaaaaattacaaaagaaatgagctaggtgtgatggcctgtgctatagtcccagctactcgggaggctgaggtgggaggatcacctgagcccgggagtttgaggctgcagtgagtcatgatggctccactggcactccagcctgagtgacagagtgagaccctgtctcaaaaaaaaaaaaagttggccgggcgcggtggctcaagcctgtaatcccagcactttgggaggccgagacgggcagatcacaaggtcaggagatcgagaccatcctggctaacacggtgaaaccccgtctctactaaaaaatacaaacaactagccgggcgaggtggcgggcgcctgtagtcccagctacttgggaggctgaggcaggagaatggcgtgaacctgggaggcggagcctgcagtgagctgagatccggccactgcactccagcctgggcaacagagcgagactccatttcaaaaaaaaaaaaagtttatccacaTAGGACTGAAAGTGATCTCATGGACCACCCACTGGTAGTTAGCATACCTCACCTGGGGAAGCACTGCCTGCATATGTTTCTGTACATCCGTGCCTTCATGTCTGAACATCAGTATCATTAATGCACATGTGCAGATAAATGGTAACGCCAtgggctgtgtgtgtatgtatgtgcgcTTGCATGTTCCCATTTGAGGGTATTTCTGTGCCCATCAGGTTATTTGTGTCCATGCCTCTGTGTGCTCTGGTgatgacgtgtgtgtgtgtgtgtgtatctgtgggaGTACAgtcattgttttatttgtattaattaatttatttttgagatggagccctactctgtcacccaggctggagtgcagtggcatgatctcagctcactgcaaccttcatctcctgggttcaagagattctcctgcctcagcctcctgagtagctgggagtacaggcgtgtgccaccacactcggctaattttttttgtatttttggtagagacagggttttgccatgttggccaggctgatctcgaactcctgacctcaggtgatccactcgcctcggcctcccaaagtgctgggattacaggcgtgagcctctgcgcccggccGGGTGTACATTTATGACTGCACATACTTGTACTTGTGACACCATTGACAGTGTGTGTATCTTTGTATAGGGATATTTGTATAGTCCTTGTATTCAAGACTCATAACATCATTGCTGGGAGAAATCTTGGAGATTATCTCCACCcctcacattttacagatggggaaataaaGGCCCAGAGAAGTGGACATGGATTTGCTCTGCAATCTTGGGCAAGTACTGTACCTCCTTAGACCTtcgtttcctcatctttaaaatgaggataacgtGTCATGGATCTGTTTTGAGGACTGAAATAATGTAGGTGAAACCCTTAGAACGGTGCTTGAGTGAGTCAGctctcaacaaatgttagctgtGACTATTGTTACTACTCTTATTACTTTCACTACTATCTAAGAGCTCCAGCTGATTTATGGCAGAGCCATGTCTGATGTCTGACAGTCCAGTGTCCACCCTGTCAGGAACCCTCTTcaacacaggtgtgtgtgcatttCTTTCTGTATGTGTGCACATCTGTATGCCCACACGCATCCATCCTTGTAGCAAGCAGAGCTGCCTGGTATGGAGTAGACTGCATGGATCTGTGGTTAGAACATCTGAGTTGGATGGCTGTGTGTATCCATGTGTCTGTGTCTTCTGTGAACTTCTGTGCCACCGTGTGGACCAGAGGTGTATCTGTCAGTTTGTCCCTCTGCACACATCTGTGGGTATCTCTACGACCACGAAactatgtgcgtgtgtgtgataCATGTGCTCtccatatgtgtgtgtaaaaaaGCGTTGACTTAGAAACAGAGTCAAGGAAAGTTTGGGGACAGGAAGGAGGGCTTGGGAGCCTGATACTGGAGAGTCCAGAGTTGAGGGTACTGGGGGCCCAGGTCATCCCTCCCTGGCACCCCTGACTCTCAGCCTCTTTCTGCCACCAGCGCCGGGTTTATTTCCGCCTCTGGAATGCAGCACTGGGGGGATTCCTGGCAGTGCCGGACCATGTGGAGGACATGAAGGCAGGCCGTGTGGTGGTCTCTGACCCCCGAGCGGGAGGTAGCTGCATCTGGTACTACGAGGATGGGCTGCTGAAGAACCAGGTACTGATACAGGAGCTGGGACAGGGACACCCTGGCCCTAGGCATTTGTGGGTCCACGCTGAGGAGTCCGATCCCAATGAGGAACACAGAGGGACGCACACAGAAGCCAGGAccctggggaggggagagtgCAGACTGTGCCCCCTGGGCAAGTCATgctcttctctgggcctcagtctgcAAAAACAAGAGCAATGAACTGGGTGCTTCTAAGGGACCTCCCAGCTCTGATGCTTATGACAGAACTTGAGCCCTATTAATAATGGTAGAtttggccaggcattgtggctcatgcctataatcccaacactttggaaggccgaggcaggaggattgcttaaggacaggagtttgaggccaaagaaaaaattaactgcgtgtggtggtgcatgcctatagtcccagatactcaagaggctgaggtgggaggcttgagcccaggagttagaggctgcagtgagccagggttgcgccattgcactccagccttggtgacagcacaagacctggtctcaaataaataaataaataaaaataaaaataaaaataagaaaaaaggtaGATTTACTccatacacatttcttttttttttttgttttttgttttttgagacggagtctggctctgtcgcccgggctggagtgcagtggccggatctcagctcactgcaagctccgtctcccgggttcacgccattctcctgcctcagcctcctgagtaactgggactacaggcgcctgccacctcgcctggctagttttttgtattttttagtagagacggggtttcaccgtgttagccaggatgctctcgatctcctgacctcgtgatccgcccgtctcggcctcccaaagtgctgggattacaggcttgagccaccgcacccggccccacacacatttcttgagcacctactatgtgcccggCTCTGTTCTAGATGCTGGGGATATAGCAGTTATAGACAGAATTAGCACCTGCCCTCCTGAAGCTTATATCCTAGTGGGGAGAGATAGACAGAAATAACTTAAATGGGCAGAATATCTTGGTGTCTTAGATGATGAAAGTTCAATAGAGGAAGATAAATCATGAAAGgagaataggccaggcgcggtggctcacgcctgtaatcacagcactgtgagaggctgagtgaggcaggaggatctcttgagctcaggagttcaagaccagcctgggcagcataataAGATgccatctccacaaaaagtaaaaaacactAGCCGGatatggtgacatgcacctgtagtcccagctactcaggaggctgaggtgggaggattgcgtgagcccaggagattgaggctgcggtaagctatgatcacaccactgcacactagcctgggcagagactctgtctccaaaaaaagggaGCATAGGAAGTATCAAGTATGATATGGGAGCCTTTCctgagaagatgacatttgaggGAGGCAGCCGTGCAGATATCTGAGGgaagagtattccaggcagagagaacagccagtgcaaaggccctaggAAGGAACATGCCTGGGATTGCTCTGGGCTAGCAAGGCTAGCTGGGTGGCTAGAGTGAGTTGAGTGAGGGGGAGGTAGCAGGAGATGAGGCCAGAAAGGTTATGGGGACTGTAGGTATTTATAGACCATTGAGAGGTTTTGTCTTTTACTTAGAATGAGAGAGATGGCTGACCACGTGCCAGGCTCTGCACTGAGTTCTTCACACAAATGCCTCCTATAATCTTTAGTCTAGAGTAGCATGGGGCAGGTCTTTTTatattccccattttacaggtaaggaaaccagagcacagagaggttaggtaatttgctgaaagtcacacagccagtaaatgtGTAGAGATTTGTCTGATGCTAAAGCCTACGCTTTGAAAGCCAGTCATGGAAGGATTCCTGGAggagttaatatttttctttccaaccCTTTTATGTTTTCTCATGCTGAAACCTTGCAAAAGCCAGCATTTGGGGATTTCCATCCccaaggaaactgaagctgagGAGGATTAAGAGATTTGCCCAGGGCCACAGTCCCTAAGAGCCAGGATTTGGAGCAGATGTGTCAAGGGTTTCTTGGGTACGGTAGAGTCCCTGTGGGGAGGAACAATGCCTGATGACCTCCTGGGGCCTCAGATGGCCCCCACCATGAGCCTGCAGGTAATTGGACCCCCTAGCCCAGGCTCCAAGGTGGTGCTGTGGGCCGAGAGCCGCCTGCCGCGCCAGACGTGGAGCATCAGTGAATCCGGCCACATCTGCAGCCAGATGTTCGAAGGCCAGATCCTGGATGTGAAGGGTAAGGTGGGATGTACAGGGAAGAGGGCTCCTGAGGGGACTGAGAGTCATGGAGTCCCAGCTCTCTCTGACTATCTCCCTATCTTTTAATCCCCATCACACCCCCAGGAGGCCGGGGCTACGACCGGGACCACGTGGTGCTATGGGAGCCGGATGAGGACAGGGCATCCCAGATCTGGACCATCCATGTGCTTTGAACCTTTTCACCTCACCCTCCAGCCCTGGAGGCTTTTGCTGGGATGAATGTTTTTATAGGGTTTTTGTTGTAACATAAGCTGTTTTCTAATATGCTGCCAGGTACCCTTGTCTCTATGCGCCTTGATATttcggggtggggtggggatttGTTCACCTGCCTTCTTCCCTGATGCTCAGGATGGCTTCTTCCCTGAGGCTCAGGCTGACTTCTTCCCTCCTGGCTCCAGCTTTGGGGTTCAGCTGTTAGGTCTCCTTCTGCCATCAGAGGGCGCCCTGGGACCGGACTAACTGGGGAGTGTAGTCTCGCGCCGCCACCCAAATGATGTGTTGTGAGAGCCAGGTCTGAGCCAGCCCTGGGCTGTGTGGGCACAGACACAAACTGAGCCTTTTGGTCCCTGTCCTTAGGGAACTCACAGTCCCATAGAGGATCCTGACGGGTAGGGTGGTGCATCCatgagaagggaggaaagaagtaGAGGGACTCACACAGCAGGAACGTCACCCCCCCAAAGGGGTGCAGGGCAGGCTGAGATGTCCCTCTGCACACATCAGGGACCTGCAGCTGAGTTGTCAGGGTGGGAAGGAGTTAGCCAGACTCCAGGAGGCAGATAAAGAATATTCTAGGGATGCATACAAGTCCAGGGTGAAAACGTGGAAGTTAGCGTGATGGGGGCGCCCTGGGCCAGGCACGGGAGGTAAGTGTGAGCCACACCGTGAAGGGCTGTGCCCCCAGGGCTCTGCTGCACTCACCCCAACTCTGGTCTTAGAGAAGCCAGGACAGGGCGTCTGGGTCTTTAACCCACCTCAGAGAGGGCAGGACATAGAAGAGGGGGAGCTCCCTCTGTCCCTGGAGGTCCTCAAGGAAGAAGTCAAGGTGGGAGGGGCCCTTGGGGGGTGCCCTGGGGCTCCCTTCCATCTCTGCAGCACCCACCTCCCCCAAGCCCAGGAGGGTGGGAGTGGTCAGAGCAGCTGCTtgcccttcctgccttcccagcCCCTGGGCCAGCATGGGAGGTAGACAGCCAGCTACCTTCATCCTTCTCCAGCTCCAGATGCCTGTGGGGCTGGTTTGCTGGGGATCTAAAGACCATGTTGAGGGGTGTCCCTGGGTCTGGGGATCTCCCTGGATCTGTCATTCTGAAGATACCCAGGTAGTGGGGTAGAGGCTCTCTGAGCCTGGGATGTCCAGGGTAGTGGCATCTCTAGTACCATCATTCCCAAACACCCAGGGATGGGTGACGCAAATGCAACTGCAGGGGTCGGCGAGGCCGCCAGGTTCTGGGCCTTGTCCCTGTCATGTGCTTCTGAGGGGAGGGGCCCTCAGCGTTGGAATTTAGGTCGGGAAGCTGGGGGCTGCTCCCTGGTGCCAACTTCCCTGCTGATGGGGGAATGGGAAGCTCCCTGGTGCTGCTGCACAGCTGGCTCTTGGGGCATAGGAATGGACAGTAACTGCACACAGGACCCCACTGCATGTACAAGGGTAACTTTATTGACCCCCAGCTGGGCAGTACTTGGCCCCTACATCATTACCCCCCTATTTCGGCTGTTGCCACCATGGCACTGCCTGTCAAATTCTACAACCTGGTGATGTCTGGCATCAACCCCTCCCAAGGATGGAGGGGATTCTCTTGCGAGTGATGGTGGCAGCTGTTTCAGGGGGCACAGGGCTAAGGCTGAGACGTGTCACCTCAACTGAAGTAGAAGAGGTGGATTATGGCATTGGCCACGAAGAAAAGGAAACCGCCTCCGCTCAAGTTGCTGGATGCTGAGGGGCTGCTTTGGCTGGTGGCGTTTTGGCTGGTGACTCCAGTTTGTATCTGCAGGAGGAGAAGTGGGATAAGCTCAGgggactttattattttattttattttattttattttattttattttattttattttttgaggcagagtctcactctgtcacccaggctggactgcagtggtgcgatctcggctcactgcatcctccacctcccggattcaagtgattcttctgcctcagcctcctgagtagctggaactataggcacatgccaccacgcctggctaatttttctacttttagtagagacgggttttcaccatgttggtcaggctggtctcgaactcctgacctggtgatccacccgccttggcctcccaaagtgctgggattacaggtgtgagccaccatacccagccctcaGGGGACTTCTGAATCTCCTGTTTGTTATTTAAAGATGCagccccggccgggcgcggtggctcaagcctgtaatcccagcactttgggaggccgagacgggcggatcacgaggtcaggagatcgagaccatcctggttaacacggcgaaaccccgtctctactaaaaaaatacaaaaatctagccgggcttggtggcggcgcctgtagtcccagctactcgggaggctgaggcaggagaatggcgtgaacccgggaggcggagcttgcagtgagctgagatccggccactgcactccagcctgggcgacagagcgagactccgtctcaagaaaaaaaaaaaaaaaaaaaaaaatgcagccccCTTTCTACCCTCCCTGCCCTCCATCCCCCCACCTCCATAAAACAGTCCTCAGTTCTGTCCCATGTGACCACTACTTCTTCCACAAGGTCCTGTCAGGATGTTTGGCTGCTCCCTGCTTTGACACAGGCAGGGACAGAGGTGATCACTGCCCTTGCCCACCCCATTTCACAGaatctttctggttttttgagatagagtttcgctcttttgcccaggctggagtgaagtggcgcgatctcggctcactgctacctccactcccggtttcaagcgattctcctgcctcagcctcccgagtagctgggattataggcgcccaccatcatacccagctaattttttttcccccccaagacacagtctctctctgtcgcccaggctggagtgcagtggcgcgatctcggctcactgcaagctccacccccggattcacaccattctcctgcctcagcctcccaagtagctgggattacaggcgcccgccaccatgcctggctaatttctttttgtatttacggtagagacagggtttcaccgtgttagacgggatggtctcaatctcctgacctcgtgatccgcccgcctcagcctcccacagtgctgggattacaggcatgagccactgtgcctggctcacccagctaatttttgtatttttagtagagacaagattttgtcacgttggccaggctggtcttgaactcctgacctcaggtgatcagcccacctc encodes the following:
- the CD52 gene encoding CAMPATH-1 antigen, which gives rise to MKCFLFLLLTISLLVMVQIQTGVTSQNATSQSSPSASSNLSGGGFLFFVANAIIHLFYFS